Proteins co-encoded in one Pseudomonas beijingensis genomic window:
- the hisS gene encoding histidine--tRNA ligase, whose translation MSKSLQAIRGMNDILPEQTPLWRYFEGTVARLLDNYGYRQIRMPIVEFTELFKRSIGEVTDIVEKEMYTFDDRNGDSLTLRPEGTAACVRAVLEHGITGGGQVQKLWYIGPMFRHERPQKGRYRQFHQIGLEVFNLDGPDIDAELIVMTWRLWGELGLRDAVKLELNSLGTSESRGRYREALVEFLSAHLDKLDEDSQRRLKTNPLRVLDTKNAETQAVLVDAPKMADYLDDESRAHFEGLKARLDAVGIPYVINPKLVRGLDYYSKTVFEWVTDKLGAQGTVCAGGRYDGLVEQMGGKPTPGVGFAMGIERLVLMLEALDKVPEELSRQVDVYLCAFGEAAELAALSLSERIRDQLPNLRLQINAGAGSFKSQFKKADKSGALYALILGDDELAQQVVGFKPLRGQGEQQSIAWDALAAHLATCVVQG comes from the coding sequence GTGAGCAAGTCTCTGCAAGCCATTCGTGGCATGAACGACATCCTGCCCGAGCAGACGCCCCTGTGGCGCTATTTCGAGGGCACCGTGGCGCGCCTGCTGGATAACTACGGTTACCGGCAGATCCGCATGCCGATCGTCGAGTTCACCGAGCTGTTCAAGCGCTCCATCGGTGAAGTGACCGACATCGTCGAAAAAGAGATGTACACCTTCGACGACCGCAACGGCGACTCCCTGACCCTGCGCCCCGAAGGCACGGCGGCCTGCGTGCGTGCGGTGCTCGAACACGGCATCACCGGCGGCGGCCAGGTGCAGAAACTCTGGTACATCGGCCCGATGTTCCGTCACGAGCGCCCGCAGAAAGGCCGTTATCGCCAGTTTCACCAGATTGGCCTGGAAGTGTTCAACCTCGACGGCCCGGACATCGACGCCGAGCTGATCGTCATGACCTGGCGCCTGTGGGGCGAGCTGGGGCTGCGTGATGCGGTCAAGCTCGAGCTCAACAGCCTGGGCACCAGCGAGTCCCGTGGCCGCTACCGTGAAGCGTTGGTGGAGTTTCTTTCCGCCCACCTGGACAAGCTCGACGAAGACAGCCAGCGCCGTCTGAAGACCAACCCACTGCGCGTGCTCGATACCAAGAATGCCGAGACCCAAGCGGTCCTGGTCGACGCGCCGAAAATGGCCGACTACCTCGACGACGAATCCCGTGCGCATTTCGAAGGGCTGAAAGCCCGCCTGGACGCTGTTGGCATCCCTTACGTGATCAACCCCAAGTTGGTTCGCGGCCTGGATTACTACAGCAAGACCGTCTTCGAGTGGGTCACCGACAAGCTCGGCGCCCAGGGCACCGTCTGTGCCGGTGGCCGCTACGACGGGCTGGTGGAGCAGATGGGCGGCAAGCCGACCCCGGGCGTGGGCTTTGCCATGGGCATCGAGCGCCTGGTGCTGATGCTCGAAGCCTTGGACAAGGTGCCGGAAGAGTTGTCCCGTCAGGTCGACGTCTACCTGTGCGCCTTTGGCGAGGCCGCCGAACTGGCCGCCTTGTCGTTGAGCGAGCGGATCCGCGACCAGTTGCCCAACCTGCGCCTGCAGATCAACGCCGGCGCCGGCAGCTTCAAGAGCCAATTCAAGAAAGCCGACAAGAGCGGTGCGCTGTACGCATTGATCCTCGGTGACGACGAACTGGCCCAACAAGTGGTAGGTTTCAAACCCCTGCGTGGCCAGGGCGAACAACAAAGCATTGCCTGGGATGCGCTTGCTGCACACCTGGCCACCTGCGTCGTGCAGGGTTGA
- a CDS encoding YfgM family protein yields MSSTEDEQLADLKDWWTRNGKPLVTGGLLALVIVFGWQAYQKYQSNQSQGASVLYQQLLETTLTPDGKPDAARVADLAGKLDKEFGGTAYAQYGRLFVAKVAVDSGKLDDAATELKGIVDKPANPTLGEVARQRLAQVLAAQNKAEDALKLLDGDADKAFLATREELKGDLLVQLGRADEAHAAYQKAKAALSDEAAVGGLQIKLDDLAKGDA; encoded by the coding sequence GTGTCGAGTACCGAAGATGAACAGCTGGCGGATTTGAAGGACTGGTGGACGCGCAACGGCAAGCCGCTGGTCACTGGCGGCCTGTTGGCGCTGGTCATCGTGTTCGGCTGGCAGGCCTACCAGAAATACCAGAGCAACCAGTCGCAAGGCGCCTCGGTGCTCTACCAGCAACTGCTGGAAACCACCCTGACCCCGGACGGCAAGCCTGACGCGGCCCGCGTGGCGGACCTGGCCGGCAAGCTGGACAAGGAATTCGGCGGTACCGCCTACGCTCAGTACGGTCGCCTGTTCGTGGCCAAGGTCGCGGTGGACAGCGGCAAGCTGGACGACGCGGCCACCGAGCTCAAGGGTATCGTAGACAAACCGGCCAACCCGACCCTGGGCGAAGTGGCGCGTCAGCGCCTGGCACAGGTGCTGGCGGCACAGAACAAGGCCGAAGACGCGTTGAAGCTGCTCGACGGTGATGCCGACAAGGCATTCCTGGCGACCCGCGAAGAACTCAAGGGCGACCTGCTGGTACAGCTGGGCCGTGCCGATGAGGCCCATGCGGCCTACCAAAAAGCCAAGGCTGCGCTGTCGGATGAAGCCGCAGTCGGTGGCCTGCAAATCAAGCTGGACGACCTGGCCAAAGGGGATGCGTGA
- the bamB gene encoding outer membrane protein assembly factor BamB has translation MRDVIRWKHAALLALAILAAGCSSNSKKELPPAELTDFKEEVVLQKQWSRSIGDGQGETYNMLVPAIDGDTIYAGDVTGVVMAMDRTNGDVKWEKDLELPVSGAVGVGYGLVMIGTLKGEIVALDASSGEEKWRARVTSEVLAPPATNGDVVVVQTQDDRLIGLDAATGNQRWLYDSTPAVLTLRGTSAPIVTNRLAVAGLSTGKVVALDISNGVPVWEQRVAIPQGRSELERVVDIDGGLLLSGGTLYVASYQGRVAALDLESGRPLWQRDASSYAGVAQGFGSVYVSLSSGTVEGVDERSTTALWSNDSLARRQLSAPEVFSSYIAVGDLEGYLHLLSQVDGRFVGRERIDSDGLRARPLVAGNMIYVYGNSGKLEALTIK, from the coding sequence ATGCGTGACGTGATCCGTTGGAAACATGCAGCATTGCTGGCCCTGGCCATTCTGGCCGCGGGTTGCAGCAGCAACAGCAAGAAAGAACTGCCGCCAGCCGAACTGACCGACTTCAAAGAAGAAGTCGTGTTGCAGAAGCAGTGGAGCCGTTCCATCGGCGATGGCCAGGGTGAAACCTACAACATGCTGGTGCCGGCCATCGATGGCGACACCATCTATGCTGGCGACGTCACCGGTGTGGTGATGGCGATGGACCGCACCAACGGCGACGTCAAATGGGAAAAGGATCTTGAACTGCCTGTTTCCGGCGCCGTTGGCGTGGGTTACGGCCTGGTCATGATCGGCACGCTCAAGGGCGAGATCGTCGCCCTGGACGCGAGCAGCGGTGAAGAAAAATGGCGCGCCCGCGTGACCAGCGAAGTGCTCGCACCGCCAGCCACCAACGGTGACGTGGTGGTCGTCCAGACCCAGGACGACCGCCTGATCGGCCTGGATGCTGCTACCGGCAACCAGCGCTGGTTGTACGACAGCACCCCGGCGGTACTGACTTTGCGCGGTACCAGCGCACCGATCGTCACCAACCGCCTGGCGGTGGCTGGCTTGTCGACCGGTAAAGTGGTGGCCCTGGATATTTCCAACGGCGTGCCGGTGTGGGAACAGCGCGTAGCGATCCCGCAAGGTCGTTCGGAACTGGAGCGTGTGGTCGACATCGACGGCGGCTTGCTGCTGTCCGGCGGTACGCTGTACGTCGCCAGCTACCAGGGCCGCGTGGCGGCACTGGACCTGGAAAGCGGTCGTCCGCTGTGGCAGCGCGATGCGTCCAGCTACGCCGGTGTCGCCCAGGGCTTTGGCAGCGTCTACGTGAGCCTGTCCTCGGGCACCGTCGAAGGCGTTGACGAGCGTTCCACCACCGCTTTGTGGAGCAACGACTCCCTGGCCCGCCGTCAACTGTCGGCTCCGGAAGTGTTCTCCAGCTACATCGCAGTGGGTGACCTGGAAGGTTACCTGCACCTGCTCAGCCAGGTGGACGGTCGTTTCGTCGGCCGTGAGCGCATCGACAGCGACGGCCTGCGTGCCCGTCCGCTGGTGGCGGGCAACATGATTTATGTGTATGGCAACAGCGGCAAACTGGAAGCCCTGACCATCAAGTAA
- the der gene encoding ribosome biogenesis GTPase Der: protein MVPVIALVGRPNVGKSTLFNRLTRTRDAIVGDLSGLTRDRQYGEAKWQGRTYILVDTGGISGDEHGMDEKMAEQSLLAIEEADVVLFLVDAKAGFTAADQMIAEHLRKRNKRSYVVANKVDNIDPDMARAEFAPLGMGQAIPIAGAHGRGITQMLEIALESFPKDDEEEPEEGEEEIVAEGEEAKRIPGPSEKDGIKIAIIGRPNVGKSTLVNRMLGEDRVIVYDQPGTTRDSIYIPFERNEEKYTLIDTAGVRKRGKIHEEVEKFSVVKTLQAIKDANVVIFVMDAREGVVDHDLNLLGFALEAGRALVIAINKWDGMTPSERDFVKVELQRRLFFVDFADIHFISALHGTGVGNLYASVQNSFKSAVTRWPTNRLTQILEDAVGEHAPPMVNNRRIKLRYAHLGGANPPIIVIHGNQIEKVPKSYVRYLENTYRRVLKLVGTPIRIEFKGGENPYEGNKNTLTDRQVNKKRRLMSHHKKADKKRRDKR, encoded by the coding sequence ATGGTTCCCGTAATCGCCCTGGTGGGCCGACCGAACGTCGGCAAGTCCACCTTGTTCAACCGCCTGACCAGGACTCGCGACGCCATTGTCGGCGACTTGTCCGGTCTGACCCGTGATCGCCAATACGGTGAGGCCAAGTGGCAAGGGCGTACCTATATTCTGGTCGACACCGGCGGCATCTCCGGTGATGAACACGGCATGGACGAAAAAATGGCCGAGCAGTCGCTGCTCGCCATTGAAGAAGCCGATGTGGTGCTGTTCCTGGTAGACGCCAAGGCCGGTTTCACCGCCGCCGACCAGATGATCGCCGAGCATTTGCGCAAACGTAACAAGCGTTCCTACGTGGTCGCCAACAAGGTCGACAACATCGACCCGGACATGGCCCGCGCCGAGTTCGCACCGTTGGGCATGGGCCAGGCGATCCCGATCGCCGGCGCCCACGGGCGTGGCATCACCCAGATGCTGGAAATCGCCCTGGAGAGTTTCCCCAAGGACGACGAAGAAGAACCGGAAGAGGGCGAGGAAGAGATCGTTGCCGAAGGCGAGGAAGCCAAGCGCATTCCGGGCCCGAGCGAAAAAGACGGGATCAAGATCGCGATCATCGGCCGCCCCAACGTGGGCAAGTCGACGCTGGTCAACCGCATGCTCGGTGAAGACCGGGTCATCGTCTACGACCAGCCCGGCACCACCCGTGACAGCATCTACATTCCCTTCGAACGTAACGAAGAGAAGTACACGCTGATCGACACCGCCGGTGTGCGCAAGCGCGGCAAGATCCACGAAGAAGTTGAAAAGTTCTCCGTGGTCAAGACCCTGCAGGCGATCAAAGACGCCAACGTGGTGATCTTCGTGATGGACGCCCGCGAAGGCGTGGTCGATCACGACCTGAACCTGCTGGGCTTTGCCCTGGAAGCCGGTCGTGCGTTGGTCATCGCGATCAACAAGTGGGACGGCATGACGCCGAGCGAGCGGGATTTCGTCAAGGTCGAATTGCAGCGCCGGCTGTTCTTCGTCGACTTCGCCGACATCCACTTCATCTCGGCCCTGCACGGCACGGGCGTGGGCAACCTCTACGCTTCGGTGCAGAACTCGTTCAAGTCGGCTGTCACCCGCTGGCCGACCAACCGCCTGACCCAGATCCTCGAAGATGCGGTAGGCGAGCACGCGCCACCGATGGTCAACAACCGTCGGATCAAGCTGCGTTACGCCCACTTGGGCGGTGCCAACCCGCCGATTATCGTGATCCACGGTAACCAGATCGAGAAAGTGCCCAAGTCGTATGTTCGCTACCTGGAGAACACCTACCGTCGCGTCCTGAAGCTGGTCGGCACGCCGATCCGCATCGAGTTCAAGGGCGGCGAGAACCCGTACGAAGGCAACAAGAACACGCTCACCGACCGCCAGGTCAACAAGAAGCGCCGCTTGATGTCGCACCACAAGAAGGCTGACAAGAAGCGCCGCGACAAGCGCTGA
- a CDS encoding pyridoxal phosphate-dependent aminotransferase, with translation MITSKLPNVGITIFTQMSQLAAQTGALNLSQGFPDFDGPQALRDAVGRHIAQGHNQYSPMTGLPALRQQIAVKIARSYGVNVDADQEVTVTPGATQGIFCAIAAVVHSGDEVIVFDPSYDSYEPSVLLAGGRCVHVPLGLDDFAIDFEKLGEALSPRTRMIILNSPHNPSGALISRAELDQLAALIRDRDIYLVSDEVYEHLVFDGVAHASVLAHEELYRRAFVVSSFGKTYHVTGWKTGYVVAPAALTAELRKVHQYVSFCGVTPLQYALADYMAEHPEHVDELPDFYQAKRDLFCDLLAPSRFSFKRVTGTYFQLVDYSQIRPDLNDVDMAVWVTREHGVATIPISVFYQDPPQGQRLVRLCFAKREETLREAAEKLCVI, from the coding sequence ATGATCACCAGCAAGTTGCCGAACGTCGGCATCACGATTTTCACCCAGATGTCCCAGCTCGCCGCGCAGACGGGCGCGTTGAACCTGTCCCAGGGCTTTCCCGATTTCGATGGCCCGCAAGCCCTGCGCGATGCGGTCGGCCGGCACATTGCCCAAGGTCATAACCAGTACTCACCGATGACCGGCCTGCCGGCGCTGCGCCAGCAGATCGCGGTGAAGATCGCCCGCAGTTATGGCGTCAACGTCGATGCCGATCAGGAAGTCACCGTGACCCCAGGCGCAACCCAGGGGATTTTCTGTGCCATCGCGGCGGTGGTCCACAGCGGCGATGAAGTGATCGTCTTCGACCCAAGCTACGACAGCTACGAGCCTTCCGTGCTATTGGCTGGTGGGCGTTGCGTGCACGTGCCATTGGGCCTGGATGACTTCGCCATCGATTTCGAGAAGCTCGGCGAAGCCCTGAGCCCGCGCACACGCATGATCATCCTCAACTCGCCGCACAACCCCAGCGGCGCTCTGATCAGCCGCGCCGAACTGGATCAATTGGCGGCGCTGATTCGCGACCGGGACATCTACCTGGTCAGCGATGAGGTCTACGAACACCTGGTGTTCGACGGCGTCGCCCATGCCAGTGTCCTGGCCCATGAAGAGCTGTACCGCCGTGCTTTCGTGGTCAGTTCGTTCGGCAAGACCTACCACGTCACCGGCTGGAAAACCGGCTACGTGGTGGCGCCAGCGGCCCTGACGGCGGAACTGCGCAAGGTGCACCAGTACGTCAGCTTCTGTGGCGTAACGCCGTTGCAGTACGCCTTGGCCGACTACATGGCTGAGCATCCGGAACACGTCGATGAACTGCCGGACTTCTACCAGGCCAAGCGCGACCTGTTCTGCGATCTGCTGGCCCCGTCACGGTTCAGCTTCAAGCGGGTGACCGGCACTTATTTCCAGTTGGTGGATTATTCGCAGATTCGCCCGGACCTGAATGACGTCGACATGGCGGTGTGGGTGACCCGCGAGCATGGCGTGGCGACGATTCCGATCTCGGTGTTCTACCAGGACCCACCCCAAGGCCAGCGCCTGGTGCGCCTATGCTTTGCCAAACGCGAGGAGACGCTGCGCGAAGCGGCGGAAAAACTATGCGTGATTTGA
- a CDS encoding amidohydrolase: MRDLSALPDLDIALVQTTLAWHDREANLEHFEALLEQARGADLIILPEMFTTGFSMESETLAEPEHGPTRRWLTEQAAKLDAVITGSVIVQAADGSHRNRLLWARPDGEVLHYDKRHLFRMAGEHNHYTPGERQVLFELKGWRIRPLICYDLRFPVWSRDAEDTDLLLYTANWPGARRMHWNRLLPARAIENLCYVAAVNRVGTDGKGFAYTGDSQVLDFQGETLLSAGEADGVFTVSLSAMDLAAYRTRFPANLDADRFEFTN; the protein is encoded by the coding sequence ATGCGTGATTTGAGCGCGTTGCCGGACCTCGACATTGCCCTGGTCCAGACCACCCTGGCCTGGCACGACCGCGAGGCCAACCTGGAGCATTTCGAAGCGCTGCTGGAGCAGGCGCGCGGGGCTGACCTGATCATCCTTCCGGAAATGTTCACCACGGGTTTTTCCATGGAGTCCGAGACCCTGGCGGAGCCGGAACACGGGCCCACCCGTCGTTGGCTCACGGAGCAGGCGGCGAAGTTGGACGCGGTCATCACCGGCAGTGTGATCGTCCAGGCCGCTGACGGCAGCCACCGCAATCGCCTGCTGTGGGCGCGGCCGGACGGTGAAGTGCTGCATTACGACAAGCGTCATCTGTTCCGCATGGCGGGGGAGCACAACCACTACACGCCGGGCGAGCGACAGGTGCTGTTCGAACTCAAGGGCTGGCGGATTCGCCCGCTGATTTGCTACGACCTGCGCTTTCCAGTCTGGAGTCGCGACGCCGAGGACACCGACCTGCTGCTGTACACCGCCAACTGGCCCGGAGCGCGGCGTATGCACTGGAACCGGCTGCTGCCGGCCCGGGCCATCGAGAACCTGTGCTACGTGGCGGCGGTCAACCGCGTCGGCACCGACGGCAAGGGTTTTGCCTACACCGGTGACAGTCAGGTGCTGGACTTCCAGGGCGAAACCTTGCTCAGCGCTGGCGAGGCCGATGGCGTGTTCACGGTAAGTTTGAGCGCGATGGACCTGGCGGCCTATCGCACGCGGTTTCCGGCGAACCTGGATGCCGATCGCTTCGAATTCACGAATTGA
- the leuA gene encoding 2-isopropylmalate synthase, with protein sequence MSMLKDPSSKYRAFPTINLPDRTWPSKTITAAPIWCSSDLRDGNQSLIEPMDAVKKLRFWKTLVAVGVKEIEASFPAASQTDFDFVRTLIEEGHIPDDTTIQVLTQAREDLIARTFESLRGAKKAIVHLYNATCPSFRRIVFNQDKEGVKEIAVNAAKLFVKYAAQQPETQWQFEYSPETFSATELEFAKEVCDAVIEVWNPTPERKVILNLPATVEVATPNIYADQIEWFHRNITRRDSVLISLHTHNDRGTGVAATELGLMAGADRVEGCLFGNGERTGNVDLVTVALNLYTQGINPELDFSDIDGVRKVVEECNQIPVHPRHPYVGDLVHTAFSGSHQDAIRKGFAQQKSDTLWEVPYLPIDPADIGRSYEAVIRVNSQSGKGGIAYLLEQEYGISLPRRMQIEFSQVVQRETDRLGLEMTAQQIHALLQREYLQANTPYALVSHRLQEENGNSAVEVEVASKGQGETNLHWRGRGNGALEALVAGLPIPVEIMDYNEHAIGAGTNAKAAAYIELRVNGERAVHGVGIDENITTASFKALFSALNRSLSQPEAKAA encoded by the coding sequence ATGAGCATGCTCAAAGACCCGTCTTCCAAATACCGCGCCTTCCCGACCATCAACCTGCCGGATCGCACCTGGCCGTCGAAGACCATCACCGCCGCGCCGATCTGGTGCAGCTCCGACCTGCGCGACGGCAACCAGTCGCTGATCGAGCCGATGGACGCGGTCAAGAAGCTGCGTTTCTGGAAAACCCTGGTCGCGGTGGGCGTGAAGGAAATCGAAGCCTCGTTCCCGGCCGCGTCCCAGACCGACTTCGACTTCGTGCGCACCCTCATCGAAGAAGGCCACATCCCGGACGACACCACCATCCAGGTGCTGACCCAGGCCCGTGAAGACCTGATCGCCCGTACGTTCGAATCCCTGCGGGGTGCGAAGAAAGCCATCGTCCACCTGTACAACGCCACCTGCCCGTCGTTCCGTCGCATCGTGTTCAACCAGGACAAGGAAGGCGTGAAGGAAATCGCGGTGAACGCGGCCAAGCTGTTCGTCAAATACGCCGCGCAGCAGCCGGAAACCCAATGGCAGTTCGAGTACTCGCCAGAAACCTTCAGCGCCACTGAGCTGGAGTTTGCCAAGGAAGTCTGCGACGCGGTGATCGAAGTGTGGAACCCGACCCCGGAGCGCAAGGTGATCCTCAACCTGCCCGCCACCGTGGAAGTCGCCACCCCGAACATCTACGCCGACCAGATCGAGTGGTTCCACCGCAACATCACCCGTCGTGACAGCGTGCTCATCAGCCTGCACACCCACAACGACCGTGGCACCGGCGTGGCCGCCACCGAGCTGGGCCTGATGGCCGGCGCCGACCGTGTCGAAGGCTGCCTGTTCGGCAACGGCGAACGCACCGGTAACGTCGACCTGGTGACCGTGGCGCTGAACCTCTACACCCAGGGCATCAACCCTGAGCTGGACTTCTCCGATATCGACGGCGTGCGCAAAGTGGTCGAGGAATGCAACCAGATCCCGGTGCACCCGCGTCACCCATACGTCGGCGACCTGGTTCACACCGCGTTCTCCGGTTCGCACCAGGATGCCATCCGCAAGGGCTTCGCCCAGCAGAAATCGGACACCCTGTGGGAAGTGCCGTACCTGCCGATCGACCCGGCCGACATCGGTCGCAGCTACGAGGCGGTGATTCGCGTCAACAGCCAGTCGGGCAAGGGCGGTATCGCCTACCTGCTGGAACAGGAATACGGCATCAGCCTGCCGCGTCGCATGCAGATCGAGTTCAGCCAGGTGGTACAGCGCGAAACCGATCGCCTGGGCCTGGAAATGACCGCCCAGCAGATCCACGCCCTGCTGCAGCGTGAATACCTGCAAGCCAACACCCCGTACGCGCTGGTCAGCCATCGCCTGCAAGAGGAAAACGGCAACAGCGCCGTGGAAGTGGAAGTGGCGAGCAAGGGCCAGGGCGAGACCAACCTGCACTGGCGTGGCAGAGGCAACGGCGCCCTGGAAGCGCTGGTGGCCGGCCTGCCGATTCCGGTGGAGATCATGGACTACAACGAACACGCCATCGGCGCCGGCACCAATGCCAAGGCGGCGGCGTACATCGAATTGCGAGTCAACGGCGAGCGTGCGGTGCATGGCGTGGGCATCGATGAGAACATCACCACGGCCAGCTTCAAGGCACTGTTCAGTGCGCTGAACCGGTCGCTGAGCCAGCCGGAGGCCAAGGCGGCCTGA
- a CDS encoding peptidoglycan DD-metalloendopeptidase family protein codes for MPRYLAPLFLLCLTFNAHADSYITRLLNKPVPGGVAVVDLGSAAQAPKATYQGKPVLVVKEQQNWLAIVGIPLTVQPGTQQISSGGSTQPFVVGYKKYPEQHITLKNKRQVNPNPADLKRIDAELAVQLKAYRSFSPNIPSNLLLDKPVNGPLSSKFGVRRFFNGEERNPHAGLDFAVPAGTPIKTPAAGKVILTGNYFFNGNTVFVDHGQGFISMFCHMSKIDVKIGQQLARGTVVGKVGATGRATGPHMHWNISLNDARVDPAIFIGAFQP; via the coding sequence ATGCCGCGATATCTCGCCCCCTTGTTCTTGCTGTGCCTGACCTTCAATGCCCACGCCGACAGCTACATCACCCGCCTGTTGAACAAACCGGTGCCCGGCGGCGTGGCGGTGGTGGACTTGGGCAGCGCGGCCCAGGCACCGAAAGCCACTTACCAGGGCAAGCCGGTGCTGGTGGTCAAGGAACAGCAAAACTGGCTGGCGATTGTCGGCATCCCGCTGACGGTCCAGCCCGGCACCCAGCAGATCAGCAGCGGCGGCAGCACCCAGCCGTTCGTGGTCGGCTACAAGAAGTACCCCGAGCAACACATTACCCTGAAGAACAAACGCCAGGTCAATCCGAACCCGGCGGACCTCAAGCGCATCGACGCCGAGCTGGCGGTGCAACTGAAGGCCTACCGCAGCTTCAGCCCGAACATCCCCAGCAACCTGTTGCTGGACAAACCGGTCAACGGCCCGCTGTCGAGCAAGTTCGGCGTGCGCCGTTTCTTCAACGGCGAAGAGCGCAACCCCCACGCCGGCCTGGACTTCGCCGTGCCCGCCGGCACGCCGATCAAGACCCCGGCCGCCGGCAAGGTGATCCTCACCGGCAATTACTTCTTCAACGGCAATACGGTGTTCGTCGACCATGGCCAGGGGTTCATCAGCATGTTCTGCCACATGTCGAAGATCGACGTGAAGATCGGCCAGCAGTTGGCCCGAGGCACGGTGGTGGGCAAGGTCGGCGCCACGGGCCGCGCGACCGGGCCGCACATGCACTGGAACATCAGCCTGAACGATGCGCGGGTGGATCCGGCGATTTTTATCGGGGCGTTTCAGCCCTAA
- the xseA gene encoding exodeoxyribonuclease VII large subunit: MIKDPFARLGLDREVLTVSQLNGRARVLLEDVFSNIWVEGEISNLARPASGHVYFTLKDSGAQVRCALFRQNAARVRQALKDGLAVKVRGKVSLFEGRGDYQLILDTVEPAGDGALRLAFDALKEKLSAEGLFSAERKVPLPAHPQRIGIISSPTGAVIRDIISVFRRRAPQISLTLIPTAVQGREATAQIVRALKLADARGFDALILARGGGSLEDLWCFNEEAVARAVDACVTPIVSAVGHETDVSISDFVADVRAPTPSAAAELLAPDAGDLVRRVESLHRRLVMRMRDRLMRDQLRLEGLTRRLRHPGERLRQQAQRLDDLDMRMRRAFERSLNTRRERLIRLETRLAGQHPGRQLAMLRQRLNSLAERLPRAMREGLKARRVQLHNQMQTLHIVSPLATLGRGYSILLDERGQAIRSAGQTQTGQRLTAKLGEGELLVRVEDNHLTPVTLSLLD; this comes from the coding sequence ATGATTAAAGATCCCTTTGCCCGACTGGGCCTGGACCGCGAAGTCCTGACTGTCAGCCAGCTCAACGGCCGTGCGCGGGTGTTGCTCGAAGACGTGTTCAGCAACATCTGGGTCGAGGGTGAGATCTCCAACCTCGCCCGTCCGGCCTCCGGCCATGTGTATTTCACCCTCAAGGACAGCGGCGCCCAGGTGCGTTGCGCGCTGTTCCGGCAGAACGCCGCGAGGGTGCGCCAAGCCTTGAAGGACGGGCTGGCGGTGAAGGTGCGCGGCAAGGTCTCGCTGTTCGAAGGTCGTGGCGATTATCAACTCATCCTCGACACCGTCGAGCCGGCCGGCGATGGCGCCCTGCGCCTGGCCTTCGATGCCCTGAAGGAGAAACTCAGCGCCGAAGGCCTGTTCAGTGCCGAGCGCAAGGTGCCGTTGCCGGCCCATCCGCAACGCATCGGCATCATCAGCTCGCCCACGGGGGCGGTGATCCGCGACATCATCAGCGTGTTTCGCCGCCGGGCGCCGCAAATTTCCCTGACGTTGATTCCCACCGCCGTGCAAGGCCGCGAAGCCACCGCGCAAATCGTCCGCGCCCTGAAACTGGCCGATGCCCGGGGTTTCGATGCGCTGATCCTGGCCCGGGGCGGCGGTTCGCTGGAAGACTTGTGGTGCTTCAACGAAGAAGCCGTGGCCCGGGCGGTGGACGCCTGTGTCACGCCGATCGTCAGCGCCGTGGGCCATGAAACCGACGTGTCCATCAGCGATTTCGTCGCCGACGTCCGCGCCCCGACTCCCTCCGCCGCAGCCGAACTGCTGGCGCCGGATGCCGGCGACCTGGTGCGTCGGGTCGAAAGCCTGCATCGCCGACTGGTGATGCGCATGCGTGACCGGTTGATGCGCGATCAATTGCGCCTCGAAGGCCTCACCCGACGCCTGCGTCATCCCGGCGAACGCCTGCGCCAGCAAGCCCAACGCCTCGACGACCTGGACATGCGCATGCGCCGGGCCTTCGAGCGCAGCCTCAACACCCGCCGCGAACGACTGATCCGCCTGGAAACCCGCCTGGCCGGGCAACACCCGGGCCGACAGCTGGCCATGTTGCGCCAGCGCCTGAACAGCCTGGCCGAACGCCTCCCCCGGGCCATGCGCGAAGGGCTCAAGGCACGACGCGTGCAATTGCACAACCAGATGCAGACGCTGCACATCGTCAGCCCCCTGGCGACCCTCGGCCGCGGCTACAGCATTTTGCTCGACGAACGCGGCCAGGCGATCCGCAGCGCCGGGCAAACCCAGACCGGCCAGCGCCTGACCGCCAAGCTTGGCGAAGGCGAACTGCTGGTGCGGGTCGAAGACAATCACCTGACGCCGGTCACCCTTTCTTTACTGGATTGA